One window of the Crassaminicella thermophila genome contains the following:
- a CDS encoding Fur family transcriptional regulator → MKEIMENLKDRLKEKGYKLTPQRRATLDTIIENQGKHLSTEEIYDMVKKKCPEIGLATVYRTLQLLDELEIILKINLDDGCSRYELNTHEDNHQHHHLICVKCGEIIEVEVDLLETLEEEIEKNYDFKINDHKVKFFGYCSKCQ, encoded by the coding sequence ATGAAGGAGATTATGGAAAATTTAAAAGATAGATTAAAGGAAAAAGGATATAAGCTTACTCCACAAAGGAGAGCTACTTTAGATACAATCATTGAAAATCAAGGAAAACATTTGAGCACTGAAGAAATCTATGATATGGTTAAGAAAAAATGCCCTGAAATTGGTTTAGCTACAGTTTATAGAACATTACAACTCCTAGATGAGTTAGAGATTATATTAAAGATTAATCTTGATGATGGATGTAGTAGATATGAACTGAATACCCATGAAGACAATCATCAGCACCACCATTTAATATGTGTAAAATGTGGAGAGATCATTGAGGTTGAAGTGGATTTACTGGAAACATTAGAAGAAGAAATTGAAAAAAATTATGATTTTAAAATTAATGATCATAAGGTTAAGTTCTTTGGATATTGTTCTAAGTGTCAATAA
- a CDS encoding aldo/keto reductase, whose protein sequence is MEYRVLGNTGIKVSRLCFGGLTIGPLQANLPIEIGAQIILEAFNRGVNFIDTAELYETYPYIKMALENYNKNHIVVATKSYAYDEETAKVSLYKALTGLNIEKIDIFLLHEQESEHTLKGHYGALNYYLKMKEQGIIKAVGISTHTIRAVDVAAKMEEIDVIHPIINKTGIGIQDGSRDDMLKAIKKAYKNGKGIYGMKPIGGGNLIHSVGECLDYAIGINELHSIAVGMQTKEEVIANVLKFSGEKIPDEILNKISTKKRKLHIDYWCEKCGNCVKHCKHKALSIVSNKVVVDIDKCVLCGYCSSYCPQFCIKIV, encoded by the coding sequence ATGGAATATAGAGTATTAGGGAATACAGGAATAAAAGTATCTAGATTATGCTTTGGTGGATTAACCATAGGACCGCTACAAGCAAATTTACCAATTGAAATAGGTGCTCAAATAATTTTAGAAGCTTTTAATAGAGGTGTAAATTTTATTGATACTGCAGAGTTATATGAAACTTATCCATATATTAAAATGGCATTAGAAAATTATAATAAGAATCATATTGTTGTTGCTACAAAATCATATGCTTATGATGAAGAAACTGCTAAGGTAAGCTTATATAAAGCATTAACTGGATTAAATATTGAAAAAATTGACATATTTTTATTGCATGAGCAGGAAAGTGAGCATACATTAAAAGGACATTATGGAGCCTTAAATTACTACTTAAAAATGAAAGAGCAGGGAATAATAAAAGCTGTAGGTATATCTACTCATACCATTAGAGCAGTTGATGTAGCAGCTAAGATGGAAGAAATAGATGTAATTCATCCTATTATTAATAAGACGGGGATAGGAATACAAGATGGTAGTAGAGATGATATGCTAAAAGCTATTAAAAAAGCCTATAAAAATGGAAAAGGTATATACGGAATGAAACCTATTGGAGGAGGGAATTTAATACATTCTGTTGGTGAATGTTTAGACTATGCAATTGGTATAAATGAACTTCATTCCATTGCTGTTGGAATGCAAACAAAAGAAGAAGTTATTGCGAATGTATTAAAATTTAGTGGAGAAAAGATTCCAGACGAAATATTAAATAAGATTTCAACAAAGAAAAGAAAACTTCATATAGATTATTGGTGTGAAAAGTGTGGAAACTGCGTTAAGCATTGCAAACATAAAGCATTAAGTATAGTTAGTAATAAAGTAGTTGTAGATATAGATAAATGTGTCCTTTGTGGGTATTGTAGTAGTTATTGTCCACAATTTTGTATAAAAATTGTATAG
- the ruvX gene encoding Holliday junction resolvase RuvX — MRIMGLDVGDKTIGVAVSDAMGLTAQGIETIRRTNKKADYKRLGEIIQEKEVTKIIVGLPKNMNGTIGPQGEKVLQFVEGLKNRFNMEIVLWDERLTTVAAERVLISADVSRKKRKKVIDMIAATYILQSYLDSQN, encoded by the coding sequence ATGAGAATAATGGGACTAGATGTTGGTGATAAGACGATAGGGGTTGCAGTAAGTGATGCAATGGGATTAACGGCACAAGGAATTGAAACTATCAGAAGAACAAATAAAAAAGCAGATTATAAAAGGCTAGGAGAAATTATACAAGAAAAAGAAGTAACAAAAATTATCGTAGGATTACCTAAAAATATGAATGGTACAATTGGACCACAGGGTGAAAAAGTTCTACAATTTGTAGAAGGACTCAAAAATCGTTTTAATATGGAAATTGTTTTATGGGATGAAAGATTAACAACTGTAGCCGCTGAGAGAGTATTAATAAGTGCTGATGTCAGCAGAAAAAAAAGAAAAAAAGTAATTGATATGATAGCTGCAACTTATATTTTGCAAAGCTATTTAGACTCACAAAATTAA
- a CDS encoding ribonuclease J: protein MARKLAKIKVIPLGGLNEIGKNMMAFEYKDDIIVVDCGMSFPEDEMLGIDIVIPDITYLIKNKDKVRGIVLTHGHEDHIGALPYVLKKLNVPVYGTKLTLGLVDNKLKEHKLSSNVHMEVVKPGDIMKLGEFKVEFIRTSHSIADAVCLAIHTSLGTIVHTGDFKIDFTPIDGEPIDFHRLAELGKRGVLLLLADSTNVERQGYTMSERTVGVTLENIFRNANKRIIVATFASNVHRVQQIIDAAYKFNRKISVSGRSMVNVVNVAMDLGYLNVPEDMLIDINDINKYPDSEVVIITTGSQGEPMSALSRMASSEHKKLEIQPGDLVILSASPIPGNEKTVARVVNLLFEKGANVIYESLADVHVSGHACQEELKLMHSLIKPKYFIPVHGEYRHLKQHGQLAESLGMESENIFTIENGQVVEISKEGAKICGNVPAGNILVDGLGVGDVGNIVLRDRKHLSEDGLMVVVVTITKENGQVVSGPDIISRGFVYVRESEVLMDEARAVVRNALQICQANGVREWAALKASIKDSLKGFLYEKTKRSPMILPIIMEV from the coding sequence GTGGCAAGAAAATTAGCAAAAATAAAAGTAATTCCTCTTGGTGGTTTAAATGAAATTGGAAAAAATATGATGGCTTTTGAATATAAAGATGATATTATTGTTGTTGATTGCGGAATGAGTTTTCCAGAGGATGAAATGCTAGGAATTGACATAGTAATTCCAGATATTACATATTTGATAAAGAATAAGGATAAGGTACGAGGTATTGTACTTACACATGGGCATGAAGACCATATAGGTGCATTACCATATGTTTTAAAAAAGCTAAATGTGCCTGTATATGGAACAAAATTAACTCTAGGGTTAGTAGACAATAAACTAAAAGAGCATAAATTATCTTCAAATGTACATATGGAAGTTGTTAAGCCTGGAGATATAATGAAGCTTGGAGAATTTAAAGTAGAATTTATTAGAACAAGTCATTCCATTGCGGATGCAGTTTGCTTAGCAATTCATACTTCTCTTGGAACGATTGTACATACTGGTGATTTCAAAATAGATTTTACCCCTATTGATGGAGAGCCAATAGATTTTCATAGGTTAGCAGAACTAGGAAAAAGAGGAGTACTATTACTTCTAGCGGATAGTACAAATGTTGAAAGACAAGGGTATACAATGTCTGAGAGAACTGTTGGAGTAACCCTAGAAAACATATTTAGAAATGCAAACAAAAGAATTATTGTAGCTACTTTTGCTTCAAATGTTCACAGAGTACAGCAAATTATTGATGCAGCATATAAATTTAATCGAAAAATTTCTGTTTCAGGAAGAAGTATGGTAAATGTAGTAAATGTAGCAATGGATTTAGGATATTTAAATGTTCCAGAAGATATGCTAATAGACATTAATGATATCAATAAATATCCGGATAGCGAAGTTGTTATCATCACTACAGGCAGCCAAGGAGAGCCTATGTCAGCTTTATCCAGAATGGCATCATCAGAACATAAAAAGTTAGAAATACAACCTGGAGATTTGGTTATTCTTTCTGCATCACCAATACCAGGCAATGAAAAAACTGTTGCAAGAGTTGTAAATCTATTATTTGAAAAAGGTGCAAATGTTATTTATGAATCTTTAGCAGATGTTCATGTATCTGGTCATGCATGTCAAGAAGAACTCAAGTTAATGCATTCTTTAATTAAACCAAAGTATTTTATACCAGTACATGGTGAATATAGGCATCTAAAGCAACATGGTCAACTTGCTGAGAGTCTTGGAATGGAAAGTGAAAACATATTTACAATTGAAAATGGGCAGGTTGTAGAGATATCAAAGGAAGGGGCTAAAATTTGTGGAAATGTACCAGCAGGTAATATTCTAGTAGATGGCTTAGGTGTTGGAGATGTGGGGAATATTGTATTAAGAGATAGAAAACATTTATCAGAAGATGGACTTATGGTTGTAGTTGTTACAATTACGAAGGAAAATGGACAAGTAGTTTCGGGACCAGATATTATATCAAGAGGATTTGTTTATGTAAGAGAATCTGAAGTTCTAATGGATGAAGCTAGGGCAGTAGTGAGAAATGCATTACAAATTTGTCAAGCGAATGGAGTAAGAGAATGGGCTGCATTAAAAGCTTCAATAAAAGATAGTCTGAAAGGTTTCTTGTATGAAAAAACTAAGAGAAGTCCAATGATTTTGCCTATCATTATGGAAGTATAA
- a CDS encoding DUF1292 domain-containing protein, translating into MENNNIITLLDEDGKEMDFEIIATLKVNDFEYAILQPLDENDDEEVVIFKIVQVDREEVLENVQNEEELNLVLEAYEELFNEKKK; encoded by the coding sequence GTGGAAAATAATAATATAATAACTTTACTTGATGAAGATGGAAAAGAGATGGATTTTGAAATAATTGCAACCTTAAAAGTGAATGATTTTGAATATGCAATTCTTCAACCATTAGATGAAAATGATGATGAAGAGGTAGTGATTTTTAAAATTGTACAAGTAGATAGAGAAGAAGTACTTGAAAATGTTCAAAATGAAGAGGAGCTTAATTTAGTTCTTGAAGCTTATGAAGAATTATTTAATGAAAAGAAAAAATAA